One stretch of Zingiber officinale cultivar Zhangliang chromosome 6B, Zo_v1.1, whole genome shotgun sequence DNA includes these proteins:
- the LOC121989568 gene encoding putative disease resistance protein RGA1: protein MEAALVTATVRFMGEKVANLLELDKKLKVIIGVKGKMKKLKELSTIIDTVIEDVESHPLIDVAVRNLLRKIEFLANDIEDVVDCYDTEALRKQRSSDFFRPVRDFFSSNNQVVFNCRIDGMIKAITDSLDSILLQKSFLLNLPQSSIHISELSFHRETHSRNSLVVLGRETEKQIIVNMLTDDESNHDTLKVIAIVGMGGLGKTTLAQLVFNDEEVKAYFDSSRMWKVVGDEFNPTTIMKSVLELATGAPVVISEIDLVRRNLEKALSGKKFLLVLDDVWNEDPFEWGKLKAVLTCGSRGSKILVTTRNQQVSSIMDSSYSHQMMQLSPADCWFLFQKFAFGDKEVDQILMEIGGKIVEKCGGVPLAVISLGSMLRITRDETYWSSVLNSEIWQLGNEQVKVLAVLKLSYDTLPPRSKKCFAFASLFSKNYRMSKDELIKLWISNGFVRSEGNFDAETLGNHVFDDLVMRSFFLLVPSQDVTKCTMHDLMHDLARSVSADVYCNFYQDSMEDIGKRTYHLKIGKGKLPNMKQVLGKKPLYLRTFIFRNRFSRFSYINLHEVFSELKFLRALDLTNMGIREVPTSIGNLIHLRYLNLSRNHIEVLPDSIILLSNLQYLNLSFNEELQELPKELGNMQNLRSLPFFVAGDRIGACSILELENLKLHGEMKIIFSKNFTNYSCGGRKILKNKDLNELCINFNGSERYDKDMLDDLCPNTSLKKLGIWYYGSPQFPAWLIELQLPNLVEVHFCCSCEHIPPFGNLQFLKKLELWFMNDITHLGVEFHGYGGFPSLQELRLSWMDNLEEWSELHGVDELFPKLQSLTIFCCPKLKSMPRLIPRIQHLKISYCSDNILSCIGRLTSLSFLEVAEMNDMASIPSGCIRNLTSLTKLIITKCRQLQSFPWDEMQHLKMIHSLTIENCDNLASFPSEVGCLIGSLYFLRLTRCPCIILQPEELIQILNSVHEFQIEICGNKVNLRGQLQYLHTLKELSLWGAHAYIITYGIAKLSICCCDELELLMTAEQANSIVLDKLYIEGISNLTTLPDWLQHLKSLRLLSIQNCPQLERMPRDLKNLCMLETLKVFNCPQLKRRCERETGEDWPVISHISYIDIL, encoded by the coding sequence ATGGAAGCAGCTTTGGTAACTGCCACGGTTCGGTTCATGGGCGAGAAGGTGGCAAATCTCCTCGAACTCGACAAGAAACTCAAGGTGATAATTGGTGTCAaagggaagatgaagaagctcaaggagTTGTCGACGATTATTGACACGGTGATCGAAGATGTCGAGTCCCACCCTTTAATTGATGTTGCTGTGAGAAATTTGTTGAGGAAGATCGAATTCTTGGCCAACGATATCGAGGATGTCGTGGATTGCTATGACACCGAAGCCTTGCGAAAGCAGAGATCAAGCGATTTTTTCAGGCCGGTGCGTGATTTCTTCTCTTCTAATAATCAAGTTGTGTTTAATTGTAGGATAGATGGCATGATAAAAGCCATAACAGATAGTCTGGATTCTATTTTGCTACAAAAGTCCTTTCTTCTAAATTTGCCACAAAGCAGTATCCACATTTCAGAATTAAGTTTCCACAGGGAGACGCACTCCCGCAATAGTTTGGTTGTTTTAGGGAGAGAAACAGAGAAGCAGATTATTGTCAACATGTTAACAGATGATGAAAGCAACCATGATACGTTGAAGGTCATTGCCATCGTTGGGATGGGTGGCCTGGGAAAGACTACACTTGCTCAGCTTGTTTTCAATGACGAGGAGGTGAAAGCTTATTTTGATAGTTCGAGAATGTGGAAAGTTGTTGGGGATGAATTTAATCCCACAACCATAATGAAATCTGTTTTAGAATTGGCTACTGGTGCACCAGTCGTCATCTCAGAAATAGATTTAGTAAGGCGGAACCTAGAAAAAGCATTATCTGGGAAGAAATTTTTACTCGTGCTGGATGATGTATGGAATGAAGATCCATTTGAGTGGGGTAAACTGAAAGCAGTCTTAACATGTGGGAGTAGAGGAAGCAAAATTTTAGTGACAACCCGTAACCAACAGGTCTCTTCCATTATGGACTCATCCTATAGCCACCAAATGATGCAGTTGTCCCCGGCCGATTGTTGGTTCTTGTTTCAAAAATTTGCATTCGGAGACAAAGAAGTGGATCAAATCTTGATGGAAATTGGTGGAAAGATTGTTGAGAAATGTGGCGGTGTTCCCTTGGCTGTCATATCTCTTGGTAGCATGCTCCGCATCACTCGAGATGAAACCTATTGGTCCTCTGTATTGAATAGTGAAATATGGCAGCTGGGAAATGAGCAAGTTAAAGTGTTAGCTGTACTAAAGTTGAGCTACGACACTCTCCCTCCACGGTCAAAGAAGTGTTTTGCATTTGCTTCCCTATTCTCAAAAAATTATAGAATGTCAAAGGATGAACTGATAAAACTGTGGATATCAAATGGTTTCGTACGTTCAGAAGGAAATTTTGATGCTGAAACATTGGGCAACCATGTATTTGATGATCTTGTGATGAGATCATTCTTTCTCTTGGTACCATCTCAAGATGTAACCAAGTGCACAATGCATGATTTGATGCATGATCTGGCACGATCAGTATCTGCAGATGTATATTGCAATTTTTATCAAGACTCGATGGAAGATATTGGAAAAAGAACATATCATTTGAAAATAGGTAAAGGAAAGTTACCAAACATGAAACAGGTATTAGGCAAGAAACCATTGTACTTGCGCACCTTTATATTCCGAAATAGATTTTCACGATTTTCATATATCAATCTGCATGAAGTCTTCTCAGAATTGAAATTTTTGCGGGCGTTAGATTTAACTAACATGGGCATCAGGGAGGTGCCAACGTCAATAGGAAATCTGATACATTTGAGGTACCTCAACTTATCTAGGAATCATATTGAAGTTCTTCCTGACTCCATAATTCTTCTCTCCAATTTACAGTATCTCAATCTCAGTTTCAATGAGGAACTTCAAGAGCTACCAAAAGAGTTAGGGAATATGCAAAATCTTCGAAGTTTACCTTTCTTTGTTGCCGGGGACAGAATTGGCGCATGCTCAATTTTAGAACTTGAGAATTTGAAGCTTCATGGAGAAATGAAGATTATATTTTCCAAGAATTTTACTAATTACTCTTGTGGTGGAAGAAAAATCTTGAAGAATAAAGATCTTAATGAATTATGCATCAATTTTAATGGTTCAGAAAGATATGACAAGGATATGTTAGATGATCTTTGTCCCAACACGAGCTTAAAGAAGTTGGGCATATGGTATTATGGGAGCCCACAATTTCCAGCATGGTTGATAGAGTTACAACTGCCAAATTTGGTTGAAGTTCACTTCTGCTGTAGTTGTGAGCATATTCCTCCGTTTGGAAATCTGCAATTTCTTAAGAAGCTTGAATTATGGTTTATGAATGATATTACACACCTGGGTGTTGAGTTCCATGGGTACGGAGGCTTTCCTTCCCTTCAAGAACTCCGCTTGTCTTGGATGGATAATTTAGAGGAATGGTCAGAACTTCATGGTGTCGATGAGTTGTTTCCTAAATTGCAGAGTCTGACAATTTTCTGCTGTCCTAAATTGAAAAGTATGCCGAGACTTATTCCTAGAATCCAACACCTTAAGATATCATACTGCAGTGACAACATACTCTCTTGTATCGGAAGGCTAACTTCTCTTTCGTTTCTCGAAGTGGCGGAGATGAACGACATGGCATCTATTCCAAGCGGCTGCATAAGAAACCTCACATCCTTGACGAAATTAATAATTACAAAATGCAGACAACTCCAATCTTTTCCTTGGGATGAAATGCAGCACTTAAAAATGATTCATTCATTGACCATTGAAAACTGTGATAATTTGGCATCCTTCCCATCGGAAGTGGGCTGTCTCATCGGTTCTCTTTATTTTCTACGGCTCACACGTTGTCCTTGTATAATATTGCAGCCAGAAGAACTCATACAAATCTTGAATTCAGTACACGAGTTCCAAATAGAGATTTGTGGCAACAAAGTCAATTTACGTGGGCAACTGCAATACTTACACACGCTCAAAGAATTGTCTCTATGGGGTGCACATGCGTATATAATCACGTACGGAATCGCAAAATTAAGTATTTGTTGTTGTGATGAATTGGAGTTGTTGATGACAGCAGAACAAGCAAACAGTATTGTGCTTGACAAACTATACATAGAGGGAATTTCCAATCTCACGACCTTGCCTGACTGGCTGCAGCATCTCAAGTCTCTTCGTTTACTATCAATCCAAAACTGCCCACAATTAGAAAGGATGCCAAGGGATTTGAAGAATCTATGTATGTTGGAAACTTTGAAGGTTTTCAACTGCCCACAATTGAAAAGAAGATGCGAGAGGGAGACTGGCGAAGATTGGCCCGTCATCTCACATATATCATACATTGATATTTTATAG